ATCCCTACGACACGCGGAGAGTCACCGCCGGATCGAGTGGGGGGACCGCTGCAGCAGTGGCTGCGAACCTCGGGACCGTTGGGCTGGGCAGCGACACTGGAAGCTCGATTCGCGGGCCCGCTTCTCATCAGTCGCTCGTAGGACTCCGCACGACGATGGGACTCTCAAGCCGGGACGGGATCGCACCTCTCAATTCTGCGAGGGATGTAGGCGGCCCAATGGCTCGGACAGTGGAGGACGCGGTGCGCGTGCTGGAGATCATCGCCGGATACGACGAGGCCGACTCCGTGACTGCCCGAGGGAATGGTTTGCTGCCCGATGGCTACCAGCAATTCCTTCGTGTCGACGGACTCACGGGCAAGCGTATCGGGGTCCTGAGGCGCTTCTTCGAGGTCGCCGACGCGGAGGAGGACGGCCCGCAGCCGAGCCCGGTCGAGGACGAAGAGGACGAAGAAGATGAGGACGCAAAAGGAGAGGAGGAAGAGCGGGAGCCGAGCAGGGTCCACCCCGAGGTACTGGGGCTTCTGGAGCAAGCGCTCGTCGATATGGCGGCGAGCGGGGCGACCATCGTCGGGGACGTCGATATTCCTGGACTCGACTCGCTCCGCCGAGCGATTCCGAACATCCCCCGCTGGGAGTACGACCTGAATCAATACCTCGCGACCCGGCCTGAACTGGCCCGCGGAACGATGCAGGAGATTCTGGATTCGGGGGATTATCACCCGTGGGTGGCAGCCGGCTTGAGGAGGGCTGCCGAAGAAGAACTGGAGGGGACGCCCGAGGAGCACGAGGACTGGGCTGCCTATCTCGAAGCAACAGCGAATCTGCAGGACGCCGTGCTGGCTGCGATGGACGCGGTAAGTCTAGACGTTCTGGTGTACCCGACGTACAACTACCCGGCACGCCTCATTGGCGACCTCAACACGACCTACGGCGCAAACAGTGGCACCCTCTCGCCACCCACAGGCTTCCCAGCGTTCAGCGTGCCGATGGGGTACGTCGGAGGGACTCTGCCGTCTGGACTTCAGCTTCTAGGCCGGCCCTTCGACGAAGGCACGATGATCGAGATCGCCTACGCCTACGAGCAGGCGACGATGCACCGAAGACCACCGGAGTCGACGCCGCCGATTCCGCGAGCACGCTAGGAAGGCCGGTGCCGCGGAGGCAGACACCGAACTGAGCCCGATGATGGATGTTGTGGCGGAAGAAGAAAATCCTCATTACCGCGCCCTTCGGCATTCCCAGTGCTACCTCTCCATCTGCCAACTCTCTCCACCGTAGCACCAGAAGTACTCTCGATGATGCTGCGGGCCTCAGCCACGCTCGCATCGAACTGCGTGAAGATATCTTCCTTCGTGGTCAGAATGATCCGCTCAGAGCGGGCGTCAAGATCGAAGGTGTCTACGCACAGGACGACGGTCAGAAACCAATCACCCCGAGCGGTACACGGCCTCAGCCAAATGCACGATGAGCGTACCGGCCTCATGAAGAGGGGCACGGACGCCACCCTCTCGCCCGAGACGAACCACACATCCCCCGAGGTCGCTCATCTCCGTGCGCCGACGTCCATTCAGATCATGGATGACACTGGGAAAGAAGTCGTCGGGGAATTGGTCGAGCCGCTCATCGATGCGAGCTTCAGCGCCTTCTGGGATGGGCACACCCTGCGCGCGGCCCGTCGCCAGGACTTCGCCGATGGCCTGCTGTTGAAGCGACCGTCGGTAAGGGTGCGCCCGGACAGAGCCCATGTTCCGCTCACCCATCGCACAGAGGATCGAGAGCACACAGACGACGGACATTTTCTCCCAAAGCTCGACCCGGATGTCTTCCGCAGTCTCCACGCCGACCAGCGTATCGGTGAAGGCGTCCTGGACACGCTCCGACGGTGTTCCCTCGCTCTCGGAGGAAGGCGTAGGGACGACGATCCGCTGATGAGACGCCTTCCGTTCGACCACCCCTGGCTCGACTCGGAACGACGTCATGTACGCGACCCCGTCTATGATCTGTTCTGATGCAACGCCATGTGCGATCAAGCGCTCGCGGGCGGTCACTCCATTAAGAAGCGAAACGACAGCCGAACCTCTCTCGGCCAGGTGGCACAACTGCGGTGCGACCTCATCGAGCGAGTACGTCTTGGTCACGACGAAGGTCAGGTCGGCCGACTCGATCTCGACACCGGATGCAACGCAGCCGGGCCGGGCCGTGAAGTCGCCCGCGTGGCTCCGAACAAGTAGCCCGTTGGCCTCTATGGCGGTCCGGTGATCTCCTCGCGCCACCAGGGTGACCTCGTGACCTGCCT
This genomic interval from Longimicrobiales bacterium contains the following:
- a CDS encoding amidase family protein yields the protein MRSLYSEFSRMGTPLASLFVATAVLAGCGPAFVIEEATIAELHDGMANGQITAETLVQHYLDRIAAYDKNGPSINSLITVSDLAVERARELDRTFAASGLVGPMHGIPIVVKDNYDTYDLPTTNGVLALKGAIPPDDAFHVARLREAGAIVLAKANMAEFATSGAFSVSSVLPGFSRNPYDTRRVTAGSSGGTAAAVAANLGTVGLGSDTGSSIRGPASHQSLVGLRTTMGLSSRDGIAPLNSARDVGGPMARTVEDAVRVLEIIAGYDEADSVTARGNGLLPDGYQQFLRVDGLTGKRIGVLRRFFEVADAEEDGPQPSPVEDEEDEEDEDAKGEEEEREPSRVHPEVLGLLEQALVDMAASGATIVGDVDIPGLDSLRRAIPNIPRWEYDLNQYLATRPELARGTMQEILDSGDYHPWVAAGLRRAAEEELEGTPEEHEDWAAYLEATANLQDAVLAAMDAVSLDVLVYPTYNYPARLIGDLNTTYGANSGTLSPPTGFPAFSVPMGYVGGTLPSGLQLLGRPFDEGTMIEIAYAYEQATMHRRPPESTPPIPRAR
- a CDS encoding ketopantoate reductase family protein gives rise to the protein MKVVVVGAGGLGSYIGAVLDQAGHEVTLVARGDHRTAIEANGLLVRSHAGDFTARPGCVASGVEIESADLTFVVTKTYSLDEVAPQLCHLAERGSAVVSLLNGVTARERLIAHGVASEQIIDGVAYMTSFRVEPGVVERKASHQRIVVPTPSSESEGTPSERVQDAFTDTLVGVETAEDIRVELWEKMSVVCVLSILCAMGERNMGSVRAHPYRRSLQQQAIGEVLATGRAQGVPIPEGAEARIDERLDQFPDDFFPSVIHDLNGRRRTEMSDLGGCVVRLGREGGVRAPLHEAGTLIVHLAEAVYRSG